In Cellvibrio polysaccharolyticus, a genomic segment contains:
- a CDS encoding carboxylesterase/lipase family protein has translation MNITTPLKRNSFYRIALGSLLGLTVAICQAKEPLAIATASGSVVGISSGGIESWRGIPYAEPPVGQLRWQPPQPAKPWNTPLKANALASSCAQNADLGVFANAGGSEDCLYLNVYRSDAAENHRKQPVFVWIHGGALQVGAAGDYNPEKLARRGNAVIVTINYRLGLFGFLAHSALDDENHHVANYGLMDQQAALHWVQKNIALFGGDASNVTIAGESSGGNSVMAHMVSPRSAGLFQHVIAMSGGGIMTRHPAFGAPLPLSVAREVGNAFAKEAGCETGGATCLRALSSKRILDIQAPFALNEFIIDGKLIPEHPSDAYRKGNINRATLVSGSTRDEGRFFVALPELMTGKVMTEAEYPVEIERMYGKALAPKVLRQYPLPHYDNPSEAFASAATDSMFACTGRAMNRALADKIPVYAYEFSDRTAPSYIDATSFPLLAAHTYELAYLFPGFHGGSGTPVKLNPLQEKLSDQMVDHFADVAALHTQPSDWPQFDPKQDNFMTFALPGARMVSGRFARAHHCEFWDRTGVY, from the coding sequence ATGAACATTACAACGCCATTGAAGCGCAATAGCTTCTACCGGATAGCGTTGGGTAGCCTGCTTGGCCTGACCGTGGCAATTTGTCAGGCCAAAGAACCGCTTGCCATAGCGACAGCCTCCGGCTCTGTGGTTGGAATATCCTCCGGTGGCATCGAATCATGGCGAGGAATTCCCTATGCTGAGCCACCTGTTGGGCAACTGCGCTGGCAGCCACCACAACCGGCAAAACCATGGAACACACCGCTTAAAGCCAATGCCCTGGCAAGCAGTTGTGCGCAAAATGCCGATCTTGGTGTATTCGCCAATGCTGGCGGAAGTGAAGACTGTCTTTACCTGAATGTTTACCGAAGCGATGCGGCAGAAAACCACCGGAAACAACCGGTGTTCGTTTGGATTCATGGTGGAGCACTTCAGGTCGGCGCGGCTGGCGATTACAACCCCGAAAAACTGGCGCGTCGCGGTAATGCGGTGATCGTTACCATTAATTATCGACTCGGGCTATTCGGCTTTCTGGCGCATTCCGCACTGGACGATGAAAATCACCATGTCGCCAATTACGGTTTGATGGATCAACAAGCTGCACTGCATTGGGTACAGAAGAACATAGCTCTCTTCGGGGGCGATGCCTCCAACGTAACCATCGCAGGCGAGTCATCTGGTGGCAATAGTGTAATGGCACATATGGTATCGCCCCGGTCGGCAGGCCTGTTCCAGCATGTTATTGCCATGAGCGGCGGTGGCATCATGACCCGACACCCGGCATTTGGTGCGCCACTCCCTTTAAGCGTTGCAAGAGAAGTGGGGAACGCCTTTGCAAAAGAAGCCGGATGCGAAACCGGCGGTGCCACCTGCCTCCGCGCCTTGTCCAGCAAACGCATCCTCGATATCCAGGCGCCTTTTGCGCTGAATGAATTTATCATTGATGGCAAGTTGATTCCTGAACATCCATCCGACGCTTATCGCAAAGGAAATATTAATCGCGCCACACTGGTGTCTGGCAGCACGCGCGATGAAGGGCGCTTCTTTGTCGCCCTGCCCGAGTTAATGACCGGAAAGGTGATGACAGAGGCTGAATATCCGGTAGAGATCGAACGTATGTATGGAAAGGCGCTTGCACCCAAAGTGTTACGCCAGTATCCACTTCCCCACTACGACAACCCCAGTGAAGCCTTCGCTTCGGCGGCTACCGATAGTATGTTCGCTTGTACCGGGCGCGCGATGAACCGGGCACTGGCAGATAAAATTCCGGTTTATGCTTATGAGTTCAGTGATCGAACCGCGCCTTCTTACATTGACGCCACCTCTTTCCCATTACTGGCGGCGCACACCTACGAATTGGCTTACCTGTTTCCGGGCTTTCATGGTGGTAGTGGCACACCGGTGAAACTCAATCCGTTACAGGAGAAGCTATCCGACCAGATGGTTGACCACTTTGCAGATGTAGCGGCCCTTCACACTCAGCCGAGCGACTGGCCACAGTTTGATCCGAAGCAGGATAATTTCATGACCTTTGCATTACCGGGGGCACGGATGGTGTCCGGCCGGTTTGCACGAGCGCATCACTGTGAATTTTGGGACAGAACCGGTGTGTACTGA
- a CDS encoding ABC transporter permease, protein MRALTFISARMPMLVATASLLLLVGLPLLFVLLQVIFPELTRGSLAQAFSPLWKNLADPELIELTGNSIKLGVSVVVVSALIAVPLGVVRALTKLPGAALWDVLLLVPFMIPPYIAALAWVMTLQTNGFNEQLLGFSGDDLVFSFSGIVLVMAFNIFPVIYFAVSRTLGAVGGRFAAVAQVCGANPWTAFWKITLPLSLPGLAAGLLLAFALSIEEFGTPATLGAAIGFEVLVTGIHRRFSDWPLDMPGAAVLSLILVLLALLAFWLQHWLINRRSYVSLTGKPTPFEKVELGVWRWPVLAFFTLVCFLAVGVPLLAVLATATTDTLSGGLQWNNFSTRHFAALFANQDGALAALITSISLATVTALVTGILGALVAYLVVRSNFKGKSWLDFLSLLPNTLPAIVVAVGLILAWNQTFWPVNVYNTSLMLLLAYSCLLLPYPVRYTSASLRQLGENLEAAARVSGAGFTRSFIHILLPLLAPSLLVAMLMVFAIASRELVASLMVTPAGMQTVSTFVFGQFEQGSPGVGMAMSLVAILTTTLLLTGLTVFSRKKLPDA, encoded by the coding sequence ATGCGCGCCCTTACGTTTATCAGTGCGCGCATGCCGATGCTCGTGGCGACCGCCAGTTTATTGTTACTGGTCGGCTTGCCGCTGCTGTTTGTTTTGTTGCAGGTCATTTTCCCCGAGTTAACGCGCGGTAGCCTGGCGCAGGCATTCAGTCCGTTATGGAAAAATCTTGCCGATCCGGAATTGATCGAATTAACCGGCAACAGCATCAAGCTCGGTGTCAGTGTGGTAGTGGTATCGGCGCTGATTGCTGTACCACTCGGCGTAGTGCGTGCACTCACAAAATTACCCGGTGCCGCATTGTGGGACGTGTTGCTGCTGGTGCCGTTTATGATCCCGCCTTACATCGCCGCACTGGCGTGGGTAATGACGCTGCAAACCAACGGTTTTAATGAACAACTGCTGGGGTTTTCCGGTGACGACCTGGTTTTTTCATTCAGCGGTATAGTGCTGGTGATGGCTTTTAATATTTTTCCGGTTATTTATTTTGCCGTATCACGCACGCTGGGCGCGGTAGGCGGCCGCTTTGCCGCCGTCGCCCAGGTGTGTGGTGCCAACCCGTGGACTGCTTTCTGGAAAATTACTTTGCCATTATCACTACCCGGTTTGGCTGCCGGTTTATTACTGGCGTTTGCGCTCAGCATTGAAGAGTTCGGCACACCCGCCACACTCGGCGCCGCCATCGGTTTTGAAGTATTGGTCACCGGTATTCATCGACGCTTTTCCGACTGGCCGCTGGATATGCCGGGCGCTGCGGTATTGAGCTTGATTCTGGTGTTACTGGCACTGCTCGCCTTCTGGCTGCAACACTGGCTGATCAACCGACGCAGCTACGTCAGTCTCACCGGCAAACCAACGCCGTTTGAAAAAGTCGAGCTGGGTGTATGGCGCTGGCCGGTGCTGGCGTTTTTTACGCTGGTTTGTTTTCTCGCGGTCGGAGTGCCGTTGCTTGCCGTGCTGGCGACAGCTACTACCGATACTTTATCGGGCGGGTTGCAGTGGAATAATTTTTCCACTCGCCATTTTGCAGCATTGTTTGCCAACCAGGATGGCGCCCTGGCAGCACTGATTACCAGCATCAGCCTCGCCACCGTCACCGCGCTGGTGACCGGCATTCTCGGTGCGCTGGTCGCTTATCTGGTGGTGCGCTCCAACTTCAAAGGTAAAAGCTGGCTGGATTTTTTATCGCTATTGCCCAACACCTTACCCGCTATTGTGGTCGCGGTCGGTTTGATCCTCGCGTGGAATCAAACCTTCTGGCCAGTGAATGTTTACAACACCAGCCTGATGTTGCTGCTCGCCTACAGCTGTTTATTACTGCCTTATCCCGTGCGTTACACCAGCGCCAGTTTGCGACAACTCGGTGAAAACCTCGAAGCCGCCGCGCGCGTATCCGGCGCCGGTTTTACCCGCAGCTTTATCCACATACTGCTGCCCCTGCTCGCCCCCAGCCTGCTGGTGGCCATGCTCATGGTCTTCGCCATCGCCTCCCGCGAACTGGTCGCCTCGCTCATGGTTACCCCCGCCGGCATGCAAACCGTATCCACCTTTGTATTCGGCCAGTTTGAACAGGGATCCCCGGGTGTGGGTATGGCGATGAGTCTGGTAGCGATTTTGACGACTACTTTATTGCTAACCGGTTTGACGGTATTCAGTCGGAAAAAATTACCGGATGCTTGA
- a CDS encoding LysR family transcriptional regulator: protein MAKPTLNDLQAFATIAQERSFARAAAQLGLSRSALSHKIRTLEKQLGVQLLIRTTRSVSTTEAGARLLGVIGSRINEIEEELGSLSATRARPAGTVRITANDHSIQTTLWPRLLPLLQKYPEIRIEFSADYGLTDIAANQFNAGVRLGDSIDKDMIAVRIAPDMCMAVGAAPGYLKTRLPPATPGELTGFSCINLRLPTYGGLYAWEFEKEGHELNVRVQGQVTFNNVYLMLKAAIDGVGLVYAPRDLLEPYFSSGELLPLLDDWWATFPGYHIYYTSRHQVSPALSLVIDALRYQSPLINP, encoded by the coding sequence ATGGCAAAGCCAACCCTAAATGATCTGCAAGCATTTGCGACAATCGCTCAGGAACGCAGCTTCGCGCGGGCGGCTGCGCAATTGGGTCTATCCCGCTCGGCGTTGAGCCACAAGATCCGAACCCTGGAGAAACAGCTGGGCGTGCAGTTGTTAATACGCACGACCCGCAGCGTTTCTACCACGGAAGCGGGTGCCCGTTTGCTCGGTGTTATTGGTTCCCGTATTAACGAAATTGAGGAAGAGTTGGGAAGTCTCAGCGCAACGCGTGCGAGGCCTGCGGGAACCGTCCGCATAACCGCCAATGATCATTCCATACAAACGACGCTCTGGCCGCGACTATTACCGTTGCTGCAAAAGTATCCCGAGATCCGGATTGAGTTCAGCGCGGACTATGGGTTGACTGATATCGCCGCGAATCAATTCAACGCGGGAGTAAGGCTCGGTGACAGTATTGATAAAGATATGATTGCCGTACGTATTGCGCCGGATATGTGCATGGCCGTTGGCGCTGCACCGGGATATTTAAAGACGCGACTACCACCCGCAACACCGGGAGAGTTAACCGGGTTCAGTTGCATTAATCTTCGTTTGCCTACCTACGGTGGTCTTTATGCCTGGGAATTTGAGAAAGAGGGTCATGAGTTAAATGTGCGTGTGCAAGGACAAGTGACCTTCAATAACGTATATCTCATGCTCAAAGCCGCTATTGATGGTGTGGGGTTGGTCTATGCACCGCGAGATCTTTTAGAGCCGTATTTTTCCTCCGGGGAATTGCTGCCACTACTCGACGACTGGTGGGCAACTTTTCCCGGCTATCACATTTACTACACCAGTCGGCATCAGGTGTCGCCAGCACTGTCTTTAGTGATAGATGCGCTGCGTTATCAATCACCATTAATAAACCCCTAA
- a CDS encoding ABC transporter substrate-binding protein yields MKILSFIVFIVLGSTATAQSLTVYSANPNDLIQTLASKFEKKSGTKVQVFQGTTGQIMARLEAERSNPVADVVISASWDSATALKKAGDLLAYSPAGAEHVPDFLKDSHYIAQGVTALALVWNNKSKTPKPADWGDLTHADYRRQVLMPDPAQSGAAFEWLGGMLTAQGETATWNFLSQLRSNGMLVSGPNARALNPVLQGAKAAAIGAVDYIAYNQQASGEAIDIIFPASGTVIAPRPIMILNYSKQPEQAKAFVDYLLSDAGQTAVANAFLIPAREDIPARRPGLADIALIKIDSHALEARRGEILNQFRKVTR; encoded by the coding sequence ATGAAAATTTTATCTTTTATTGTTTTTATAGTGTTAGGCAGCACCGCCACAGCACAATCACTTACCGTTTATTCAGCAAACCCGAATGATTTGATTCAAACGCTGGCAAGCAAATTTGAAAAAAAATCAGGCACCAAAGTGCAGGTTTTCCAGGGAACCACCGGCCAAATCATGGCGCGCCTCGAAGCCGAGCGCAGCAACCCGGTTGCCGACGTGGTGATCTCGGCCTCCTGGGATTCAGCCACGGCTTTGAAAAAAGCGGGAGACTTACTGGCTTACTCGCCAGCAGGCGCCGAACATGTTCCGGATTTTTTAAAAGACAGCCATTACATTGCCCAGGGCGTAACCGCGCTGGCACTGGTGTGGAACAACAAAAGCAAAACGCCCAAACCCGCTGACTGGGGTGATCTCACGCATGCCGATTATCGCCGCCAGGTATTAATGCCCGACCCGGCACAAAGTGGCGCGGCCTTTGAATGGCTGGGCGGCATGCTCACTGCTCAGGGTGAAACCGCGACCTGGAATTTTCTCAGCCAACTTCGCAGCAACGGCATGCTGGTTTCCGGCCCCAATGCACGTGCACTCAACCCGGTTTTGCAAGGCGCCAAAGCGGCGGCTATTGGTGCGGTCGATTACATCGCTTACAACCAACAAGCGAGCGGCGAAGCCATTGATATTATTTTCCCGGCCAGCGGCACTGTTATTGCGCCGCGCCCCATCATGATTCTGAATTACAGCAAACAGCCGGAACAGGCCAAAGCCTTTGTCGATTATTTGTTATCGGATGCAGGCCAAACCGCCGTTGCCAATGCCTTTTTAATTCCCGCCCGCGAGGATATTCCCGCCCGTCGCCCGGGATTGGCTGACATCGCTTTGATTAAAATTGATAGCCATGCCCTGGAAGCCCGTCGCGGTGAAATTCTCAACCAGTTTCGCAAGGTGACCCGTTAA